The Echinicola rosea genome has a segment encoding these proteins:
- a CDS encoding cold-shock protein — protein sequence MNTGRVKFFNESKGFGFIIDDESSKEYFVHITGLVDEVKEDDEVTFDLKEGRKGLNAVNVKLS from the coding sequence ATGAACACAGGAAGAGTTAAATTTTTTAACGAGTCTAAAGGATTCGGTTTCATTATTGACGACGAGTCATCAAAAGAATATTTCGTACACATCACCGGTTTGGTAGATGAAGTTAAAGAAGATGACGAAGTGACTTTCGACCTTAAAGAAGGAAGAAAGGGTCTTAATGCCGTGAATGTAAAATTATCATAA
- a CDS encoding glycoside hydrolase family 43 protein, whose amino-acid sequence MSRYTQKLLLWAFLIVPGQVKGQEKPIITLADPTIFYDGGTYYLYGTSRANEGFLVYQSTDLENWQGPAGKLPEGFCLQKGQVYGDQGFWAPQVFKRGGFYYMAYTANEQIALARSESPIGPFTQQEKKALSLDQRMIDPFVYNAPDGNLYLYHVKVANGGNRIFVTELKEDYSGLVPGSTRLCVEATAPWENAESAEWTVTEGPTIIEREGLFYLLYSANDFRSKHYAVGYAVSESPMGPWTKASESPILHQGMLQIAGTGHGDVFLDDAGEWNYVFHTHHDDNKVSPRKTAIIKMDFVKDDNGNPVLKMFPETWHYLYDK is encoded by the coding sequence ATGTCGCGATATACCCAAAAACTCCTTTTGTGGGCATTTTTGATTGTTCCTGGCCAGGTTAAGGGCCAGGAAAAACCAATCATCACGTTAGCTGATCCTACCATTTTCTACGACGGCGGTACCTATTATTTATATGGTACCAGCAGGGCAAATGAAGGTTTTTTGGTGTATCAATCTACAGATCTTGAAAATTGGCAAGGGCCTGCAGGAAAGTTGCCTGAGGGATTTTGCTTGCAGAAAGGACAAGTGTACGGCGACCAGGGGTTTTGGGCACCACAAGTTTTTAAAAGAGGAGGTTTCTATTATATGGCTTATACGGCAAATGAGCAAATAGCCCTTGCGCGCAGCGAGAGTCCGATAGGGCCGTTCACACAGCAGGAAAAAAAGGCACTAAGTTTGGACCAGCGGATGATTGACCCTTTCGTGTATAATGCCCCTGATGGCAATCTTTACTTATACCATGTAAAGGTTGCCAATGGCGGTAACCGTATTTTTGTCACGGAGCTAAAGGAAGATTATAGCGGGCTGGTGCCGGGAAGTACTCGTTTATGTGTCGAGGCCACGGCTCCATGGGAAAATGCAGAATCTGCTGAATGGACCGTAACGGAAGGGCCTACCATTATTGAAAGGGAGGGGCTTTTTTACCTTCTCTATAGTGCCAATGATTTCAGAAGTAAACATTATGCTGTAGGATATGCTGTCAGTGAATCACCTATGGGGCCATGGACCAAAGCTTCTGAAAGTCCGATTTTACATCAAGGGATGCTTCAAATTGCCGGAACTGGTCATGGCGATGTGTTTTTGGATGACGCTGGTGAATGGAACTATGTCTTCCATACCCATCATGATGATAATAAGGTAAGTCCCCGCAAAACGGCTATAATCAAAATGGATTTCGTCAAGGACGATAATGGAAACCCCGTACTAAAAATGTTTCCAGAGACTTGGCATTACCTGTATGATAAATGA
- a CDS encoding PEGA domain-containing protein translates to MKTTSISTRMISMLFIALILFPSCASSTLIQSTPGEAKLYLNDEYVGVTPYKHRDSRIVGSSTDVRLEKEGYETFTTFFSRDEKADVGAIIGGFFLLFPFLWTMKYKPSRTYELTPLNSYNEVQEDDSSMASKADELLKLQELVEKGLITQEEFVQEKKKILDEK, encoded by the coding sequence ATGAAAACTACAAGTATCTCTACAAGAATGATTTCAATGCTGTTCATAGCCTTGATCCTATTTCCTAGCTGCGCCAGCAGTACCTTGATCCAATCAACTCCTGGAGAAGCAAAACTTTACTTAAATGATGAATATGTTGGAGTCACTCCTTACAAGCACCGTGATTCCCGCATCGTAGGCAGCTCTACGGATGTAAGGTTAGAAAAAGAAGGATATGAAACGTTTACAACGTTCTTTTCCCGAGACGAAAAAGCAGATGTTGGAGCCATTATTGGCGGTTTTTTTCTCCTTTTCCCCTTTCTCTGGACCATGAAGTATAAACCTTCCAGAACCTATGAGCTGACTCCTTTAAACAGTTACAATGAAGTTCAAGAAGACGATTCCTCCATGGCCTCCAAAGCAGATGAATTGCTAAAGCTGCAAGAATTGGTGGAAAAAGGATTGATTACCCAAGAAGAGTTTGTCCAAGAAAAAAAGAAAATCCTAGACGAAAAGTAA
- a CDS encoding D-alanyl-D-alanine carboxypeptidase/D-alanyl-D-alanine-endopeptidase — MKKLLPVLFLLFVACTVQKVKKSMRDSEVFSQGFTGFMLVDPVKDKVLYAQNEDKYFTPASNTKMFTFYAAYKVLGDRVNALDYLESGDSLIFWGTGDPSLMHPDFEDRSVLNFLESSDKQLFMADNFGEVQAYASGWSWNWYNYYYGPERSAMPIYGNIVRFTKQKSSPRFSFSPRYFADQVQEDLSLPAREYTILRDQKINDFRYHLVGEELSFETDKPFVTSSQLTREMLQDTLDKSITMISYDSVKDRPHQKLKGIATDSLYKQMLKISDNFLAEQLMVLVADELGDSLNMRNAIGYVEDHYLEDLPDEPQWVDGSGLSAHNKFTPRSIIKLLVKIKAEVPEEKIFAYFPSGGESGTIRSWYKSDDEHPYVYAKTGTLSGVHCLSGYLLTKSGKTLYFSFMHNNYVISSNELKKEMEKVLYLIYDRY; from the coding sequence ATGAAGAAATTATTGCCGGTGCTTTTCCTTTTGTTTGTTGCCTGTACGGTACAGAAAGTAAAGAAATCAATGCGCGATTCGGAGGTGTTTAGCCAAGGCTTTACCGGTTTTATGCTGGTGGATCCAGTCAAAGACAAGGTGCTCTATGCCCAAAATGAAGATAAATATTTCACCCCTGCATCCAATACCAAGATGTTTACCTTTTATGCAGCTTATAAGGTACTTGGCGATCGGGTAAATGCCTTGGATTATTTGGAAAGTGGTGATTCCCTTATTTTTTGGGGCACCGGCGATCCTTCCCTGATGCATCCGGATTTTGAAGACCGATCAGTGCTAAACTTCCTGGAAAGTAGCGATAAGCAATTGTTCATGGCTGACAATTTTGGTGAGGTGCAGGCCTATGCTTCGGGATGGTCATGGAACTGGTACAATTACTACTACGGTCCTGAGCGATCTGCTATGCCCATATATGGCAATATTGTTCGGTTTACGAAGCAAAAGTCATCACCACGTTTCAGCTTTTCCCCCCGTTATTTTGCCGATCAGGTGCAAGAAGACCTCAGTTTGCCTGCCAGGGAGTACACGATCTTACGGGATCAGAAAATAAATGATTTCCGATACCATTTGGTGGGAGAGGAACTTTCATTTGAAACCGACAAGCCTTTTGTGACCTCTTCTCAGCTGACACGTGAAATGCTGCAGGATACCTTGGACAAAAGTATCACGATGATCAGTTATGATAGTGTGAAGGATAGGCCTCATCAAAAACTGAAAGGGATCGCTACCGATTCGCTGTACAAGCAAATGTTGAAGATCAGTGATAATTTTCTGGCCGAACAGCTAATGGTCCTCGTGGCAGATGAGCTTGGAGATTCGCTCAATATGCGTAATGCCATTGGGTATGTGGAGGATCATTACTTGGAAGATCTTCCAGATGAGCCCCAGTGGGTGGACGGTTCGGGGCTTTCTGCGCACAATAAATTTACACCAAGGAGCATCATCAAGTTACTTGTAAAAATTAAGGCTGAAGTGCCAGAGGAAAAGATCTTCGCTTATTTCCCCTCAGGTGGTGAGTCCGGGACGATCCGCTCTTGGTACAAGTCCGACGATGAGCATCCCTATGTCTATGCCAAAACAGGAACGCTTAGCGGTGTCCACTGCCTCAGCGGTTATCTACTTACCAAAAGTGGCAAAACACTTTATTTTAGCTTTATGCACAATAATTATGTGATCAGCTCCAATGAACTGAAGAAGGAAATGGAAAAGGTGCTGTATTTGATTTATGATCGGTATTGA
- a CDS encoding SusD/RagB family nutrient-binding outer membrane lipoprotein, which yields MKKLTILCLSVILIVGCNNFDEDININPNAPSQSSGTQLIANAMLSLSSLSSSPTGEFMSQYLSETQYVNASLYPQVSASFYWIYQGPLMNLETVLNAEDELSGTEGPIVNQIAVAKILKCYYMWHITDRWGDVPYTAALKGAENFTPSYDTQESIYLDLFATLKEANSQMTAGAISNDIIYNGDMEKWSKLANTIRMLMALRLSEIDATLAQQEFTAAMEDGVFSSNEDNFVFKHLADANNQSYWYSQVDVQNREWWALSETLVEKMKPYDDPRLSIYGDPNRTDGDYTGLTFGEIDEIGTEEYSLLGAAIHAQDAPVFLVTYAQSLFAMAEAAKLGWIAGGDIEAENYYLMAVQSSMEQWGADMTNIDAFLAQPEIAYSSVDAIEKISTQRWIHLFMHGYEGWAEYRRTGYPDNMVSPGGADVPNRQMYIEAEQFNNTDNYNEAVQRQFGGAESLYGNVWWDAE from the coding sequence ATGAAGAAATTAACTATACTATGCTTGTCCGTAATATTGATAGTTGGTTGTAACAATTTTGATGAAGATATCAACATCAATCCAAATGCACCAAGTCAATCATCCGGTACTCAATTGATCGCAAATGCGATGTTATCATTGTCAAGTCTGAGTTCATCTCCAACAGGGGAGTTTATGTCTCAGTATTTGTCGGAAACACAGTATGTCAATGCTTCCCTATATCCGCAGGTTAGCGCTAGTTTTTATTGGATTTATCAAGGCCCACTTATGAACTTGGAAACGGTGTTGAATGCAGAGGATGAGCTGAGCGGTACGGAGGGACCAATTGTCAATCAAATAGCTGTAGCAAAAATTCTAAAATGCTATTATATGTGGCATATAACGGATCGTTGGGGAGATGTGCCCTATACTGCGGCTTTAAAAGGAGCTGAAAACTTCACACCTTCATATGACACACAAGAATCCATATATCTTGACTTATTTGCCACCTTAAAAGAAGCAAATTCCCAAATGACAGCAGGTGCTATAAGTAATGATATCATCTATAATGGTGATATGGAGAAGTGGTCCAAATTGGCAAATACCATTCGAATGCTGATGGCACTTCGATTGTCAGAAATTGATGCTACTTTAGCTCAACAGGAATTTACTGCTGCGATGGAAGATGGTGTTTTTAGCTCAAATGAAGATAATTTTGTCTTTAAGCATCTAGCTGATGCAAATAACCAAAGTTATTGGTACAGTCAGGTAGATGTTCAAAATCGAGAATGGTGGGCTTTAAGTGAAACGCTGGTTGAGAAAATGAAACCATACGATGACCCTCGACTTTCCATATATGGTGACCCCAATCGGACAGACGGTGATTATACTGGTCTTACATTTGGTGAAATTGATGAAATAGGAACTGAGGAATATTCACTTTTGGGTGCAGCGATTCACGCTCAAGATGCTCCCGTCTTTTTAGTTACTTATGCTCAAAGTCTTTTCGCCATGGCTGAAGCAGCTAAATTAGGATGGATTGCTGGAGGGGATATCGAAGCTGAAAACTATTATCTAATGGCTGTCCAGAGCAGTATGGAGCAGTGGGGAGCAGATATGACAAATATAGATGCGTTTTTGGCACAGCCAGAAATAGCCTACAGCTCCGTAGATGCCATTGAGAAAATTTCGACTCAACGATGGATCCATCTGTTTATGCATGGTTATGAAGGATGGGCTGAGTATAGAAGAACTGGCTATCCGGATAATATGGTGTCACCAGGCGGTGCTGATGTACCGAATAGGCAAATGTATATTGAAGCCGAGCAATTTAATAATACTGATAATTACAATGAGGCTGTGCAACGCCAGTTTGGTGGTGCTGAAAGTCTGTATGGGAATGTTTGGTGGGATGCTGAATAA
- a CDS encoding SusC/RagA family TonB-linked outer membrane protein: MKKTFTKLSFLVFVFLLVGMAYGQEVTITGTVTTAEDGEPLPGVSVLLKGSTRGAVTDLDGNYSLNASSGDGSLVFSYLGYLTHTTAINNRTRIDVVMKEDVSEMGEVVVTALGITRDERSIGYATQEVDGDNLTFTKEQNVLGSLSGKVAGVQVEGASGASMGGTQKIKIRGVNSISGASPPLIVVDGTPISNANFSGDDGVDLGNLGQDVNPEDIESVNVLKGPAASALYGIRGQYGVVMITTKKGKRGSDVKVELNSAVFVENVYNIMPYQNMYGGGSSQEWPTLPNGDRYVQMNVDESWGPIMDGSLVRHAQSFYPQDPEYGQLAPFVPHPDNIKDYYETGTNVNNGVTISGGGENSNFRISLNDTRIQGVEPNTMLKRNNIGVSLGVDLTKKLNISTNVNYATNRARRPGQGSEDGSRYMGQWFQRSLDMNRLKNYKYDDGSFFHWNLSRPSTTTGEINDFTPLYWDNPYYTAYENFSEDNRDRLFGNVGLTYEVIPDLKLSGFIRTDTYTQNLEFRSAFGGKGLPGYTVGKYQNTEMNYEFLAQYNKTWDKFSIDANVGSNFYDRKYSYLRMATVGGLSSPGFYNIDASIDRPSNTSYKLRKQIKSAYAMVSLGFDNTYFLDASIRNDNTSTLPEGNNSYWYPSVSGSMVFSELIDWEPMTLGKLRVSYAQAGSDLSPYGTTLFYGAGTVYAGPSGTVNTLYVPDNLNNPTLEPSFAHSYEAGLDFKFLEGRVGLAFTYYQQINKNQILQLDLSGASGFGSATINAGQIRNKGFELALTGTAIKNSLVNWDIALNLSRNRNEVVELYPGIDVYQYDYTVYSSVYSYLNSYEGKPFGSLVGQAYQRDESTGKILLDGNNMPLYTAATNDFGTVLPDFNGGFQNVVSIGNFDLSAMIDFQVGGQFFSRSKMLAVRTGLDPLTVATNDQGANVRDDVSEGGGVRVEGISAETGEEVVAYVDARNYYRNVLGRRIYEEWLYDGSYVRLREVRVGYNFTKDKLGNIPVENVRVALVGRNLGMIFQNAPKGINPAEISTGSQSIGWYESGQLPSVRSLGFNLNVTF, translated from the coding sequence ATGAAGAAAACCTTTACAAAATTATCCTTTTTGGTTTTCGTCTTTTTGTTAGTAGGCATGGCCTATGGACAGGAAGTAACGATCACCGGAACGGTAACGACCGCGGAAGATGGCGAGCCACTTCCGGGGGTGAGTGTGCTATTGAAGGGGAGTACAAGAGGTGCCGTGACTGACCTAGATGGAAACTATTCCCTTAATGCATCCTCTGGAGATGGATCATTGGTCTTCTCATATTTAGGATACCTTACCCATACCACTGCAATCAACAATCGAACTAGAATCGATGTGGTCATGAAAGAAGATGTGTCTGAGATGGGGGAAGTAGTGGTGACCGCTCTTGGTATTACCAGAGATGAGCGTTCTATAGGTTATGCTACTCAAGAGGTTGATGGCGATAATCTAACATTTACCAAAGAGCAAAATGTTCTTGGGTCATTGTCTGGAAAAGTGGCTGGTGTTCAGGTGGAAGGAGCCTCTGGGGCTAGTATGGGAGGAACGCAAAAGATAAAAATTAGGGGCGTAAACTCAATTTCTGGAGCAAGTCCACCGCTGATCGTGGTAGATGGTACACCTATTTCCAATGCTAACTTTTCAGGAGATGATGGTGTTGACTTGGGGAATTTGGGCCAAGATGTAAACCCTGAGGATATTGAATCTGTAAACGTGCTTAAAGGACCAGCAGCTTCTGCACTTTATGGAATTAGAGGTCAGTACGGAGTCGTGATGATCACCACTAAGAAAGGAAAGAGAGGTTCTGATGTCAAAGTTGAACTAAATTCAGCAGTGTTTGTCGAAAATGTTTATAACATCATGCCTTACCAGAATATGTATGGAGGTGGATCGTCTCAAGAATGGCCTACTTTACCTAATGGAGATAGGTATGTTCAGATGAACGTAGATGAGAGCTGGGGACCAATAATGGATGGATCATTAGTAAGACACGCACAGAGTTTTTACCCACAAGATCCTGAGTATGGACAGCTGGCACCCTTTGTGCCTCATCCTGATAATATCAAAGATTATTATGAAACAGGAACCAATGTTAACAACGGGGTTACTATTTCAGGTGGTGGAGAAAATTCTAATTTTAGAATAAGTCTAAATGATACTAGAATTCAAGGTGTCGAACCGAACACCATGTTAAAGAGAAATAACATAGGGGTAAGCTTAGGCGTAGATTTGACAAAAAAACTCAATATCAGCACAAATGTGAACTATGCCACCAACAGGGCTAGGCGTCCTGGTCAAGGTTCAGAAGATGGATCTAGGTATATGGGGCAATGGTTTCAAAGAAGTTTAGACATGAATCGTCTAAAGAACTATAAGTATGATGATGGGAGCTTTTTCCACTGGAATTTAAGCAGGCCAAGTACAACTACTGGGGAGATAAATGATTTTACGCCGTTGTATTGGGATAATCCGTATTATACAGCTTACGAGAATTTTAGTGAAGATAACAGAGATCGATTGTTTGGTAATGTAGGGTTGACTTATGAAGTAATACCAGACTTAAAGTTAAGTGGATTTATCCGTACGGATACATACACCCAAAACTTGGAGTTTAGGTCTGCATTTGGCGGGAAAGGTTTACCTGGTTACACCGTAGGTAAATATCAAAACACAGAAATGAACTATGAGTTTTTGGCACAATATAATAAAACATGGGATAAATTCTCTATTGATGCTAATGTAGGGTCAAACTTCTATGACAGAAAATACTCCTATTTAAGAATGGCGACAGTGGGAGGGCTTTCTTCACCAGGCTTCTATAATATCGATGCTTCCATTGATAGACCATCTAATACCTCATATAAGCTCCGCAAGCAAATCAAGAGTGCATATGCGATGGTTTCACTTGGTTTCGATAACACCTACTTTTTGGATGCTTCTATTCGAAATGATAATACCTCCACTTTACCAGAAGGGAACAATTCTTACTGGTACCCATCGGTTTCGGGAAGTATGGTTTTTAGTGAGTTGATCGATTGGGAACCCATGACTTTAGGAAAGTTAAGGGTGAGTTATGCACAGGCAGGGTCAGATCTTTCACCATATGGAACTACTTTATTTTATGGAGCGGGGACCGTATATGCTGGTCCGAGTGGTACGGTAAACACCCTTTATGTGCCGGATAATTTAAATAACCCAACCCTAGAGCCATCTTTTGCTCATTCATATGAAGCAGGACTTGACTTTAAGTTTCTCGAAGGGAGAGTTGGGTTGGCCTTTACGTATTATCAACAAATCAATAAAAATCAAATTTTACAGTTGGATTTATCTGGGGCTAGTGGCTTTGGTTCTGCTACTATCAATGCTGGACAAATTAGAAATAAAGGTTTTGAACTAGCATTGACAGGTACCGCGATAAAGAATAGCTTAGTAAATTGGGATATTGCGCTTAATCTAAGCCGAAATAGGAACGAAGTGGTTGAACTGTATCCAGGGATTGATGTTTATCAGTATGATTACACAGTTTATTCCAGTGTGTATAGCTATTTAAATAGTTATGAAGGCAAGCCTTTTGGAAGTTTGGTAGGTCAGGCATATCAACGGGATGAAAGTACAGGAAAGATTCTGTTAGATGGAAATAATATGCCACTTTACACTGCCGCTACCAACGATTTTGGTACTGTGTTGCCTGATTTTAATGGAGGCTTTCAAAATGTAGTTTCTATTGGGAATTTTGACTTGTCAGCTATGATTGATTTTCAGGTAGGCGGACAGTTTTTCAGTAGATCGAAAATGCTTGCTGTAAGGACGGGGCTAGATCCACTTACCGTAGCTACAAATGACCAAGGCGCAAATGTGCGTGATGATGTGTCTGAAGGTGGTGGTGTTAGAGTAGAAGGCATTTCAGCAGAAACAGGCGAAGAAGTTGTCGCTTATGTAGATGCCAGAAATTATTATCGAAATGTTTTGGGACGAAGGATTTATGAGGAATGGCTCTACGACGGATCCTATGTGCGACTCCGTGAGGTACGAGTGGGGTATAATTTTACCAAAGATAAATTGGGTAACATACCTGTCGAAAATGTAAGAGTGGCTCTGGTGGGGAGAAATCTAGGTATGATTTTCCAAAATGCTCCAAAGGGAATTAATCCAGCAGAGATTTCTACAGGAAGCCAGTCCATTGGCTGGTACGAATCTGGCCAGTTACCTTCTGTCCGCTCTTTAGGGTTTAATCTAAATGTTACCTTTTAA
- a CDS encoding sodium-translocating pyrophosphatase encodes MEQIIYVVPFLGILGLIVMAVKSAWVNKQPTGDEKMVELAGYIARGAMAFLKAEWKVLFYFVVIAGIILAWSGTLVENSSPVIAASFVLGAFLSAFAGYIGMNIATKANVRTTEAAKSGLAKALKVSFSGGTVMGLGVAGLAVLGMGSLFIVFYHLYVVSTGGDVNGLDMERALEVLAGFSLGAESIALFARVGGGIYTKAADVGADLVGKVEAGIPEDDVRNPATIADNVGDNVGDVAGMGADLFGSYVATILASMVLGREIVSNDQMGGIAPVLLPLVIAGLGVVFSIIGTLFVKISKETDSVQAALNKGNWISILLTVAASYFVIDFMLPEGDLVMVRDNSPVFTKMGVFGAVLIGLVVGALMSIITEYYTAMGKGPVNSIIKQSSTGHATNIIGGLSIGMQSTVLPILVLAAGIYGSFLSAGLYGVAIAAAGMMATTAMQLAIDAFGPIADNAGGIAEMSGCEKEVRERTDILDAVGNTTAATGKGFAIASAALTALALFAAYVGIAGIDSIDIYKADVLSGLFVGAMIPFIFSSLAIAAVGRAAMDMVNEVRRQFKEIPGIMEYKAKPEYDKCVHISTSASIREMIAPGALALVVPIIVGFAFGPEVLGGVLAGVTVSGVLMGIFQNNAGGAWDNAKKSFEKGVEIDGKMEYKGSEAHKASVTGDTVGDPFKDTSGPSMNILIKLTSIVSLIIAPHIAEGPAHVVSDRQDDAKEIKMEKEPEKLVLLQDVEQLSEQDDGQRTE; translated from the coding sequence ATGGAACAGATTATTTATGTGGTCCCCTTCTTGGGGATATTGGGGCTTATTGTGATGGCCGTAAAGTCCGCTTGGGTAAATAAACAACCGACGGGTGACGAAAAGATGGTGGAACTGGCAGGGTATATTGCCCGTGGGGCCATGGCATTTTTAAAAGCAGAATGGAAGGTACTTTTTTATTTTGTGGTCATTGCAGGAATTATTTTGGCTTGGTCAGGGACGCTGGTAGAAAACTCCAGTCCGGTGATTGCCGCTTCTTTTGTTTTGGGGGCTTTTTTGTCAGCATTTGCCGGGTATATCGGGATGAACATTGCCACAAAGGCAAACGTCCGCACCACAGAAGCGGCTAAATCAGGACTGGCAAAAGCCTTGAAAGTGTCCTTCTCGGGGGGAACCGTAATGGGACTGGGGGTAGCAGGATTGGCGGTCTTAGGGATGGGCTCGCTTTTCATTGTTTTTTACCATTTATATGTAGTATCTACAGGTGGTGATGTCAATGGATTGGATATGGAACGAGCATTGGAAGTGTTGGCTGGCTTTTCATTGGGAGCCGAGTCCATTGCATTGTTTGCGCGAGTGGGAGGAGGAATCTACACCAAAGCTGCTGACGTCGGAGCCGATTTAGTGGGAAAAGTAGAAGCAGGCATCCCGGAAGACGATGTACGTAATCCTGCCACCATCGCCGATAACGTAGGGGACAATGTCGGTGATGTGGCCGGCATGGGCGCGGATTTGTTTGGATCGTACGTCGCGACGATCTTGGCCTCAATGGTATTGGGAAGAGAGATAGTTTCCAATGACCAGATGGGTGGGATCGCTCCTGTTTTGTTGCCATTGGTCATTGCTGGACTGGGAGTAGTATTTTCTATTATTGGGACCTTATTTGTAAAAATATCCAAGGAGACAGATAGTGTCCAGGCCGCCTTGAACAAGGGCAATTGGATTTCGATACTGTTGACGGTTGCTGCCTCTTACTTTGTGATCGATTTCATGTTGCCGGAAGGAGACTTGGTCATGGTAAGGGACAATTCTCCAGTATTTACCAAAATGGGCGTTTTTGGAGCCGTGTTGATCGGTTTGGTAGTAGGGGCATTAATGAGCATCATCACGGAATATTATACTGCCATGGGCAAAGGTCCGGTCAATAGCATCATCAAGCAGTCTTCCACCGGTCATGCCACCAATATCATTGGCGGGCTATCCATCGGGATGCAATCTACGGTACTGCCGATTTTGGTGTTGGCAGCAGGGATATACGGGTCCTTTTTGAGTGCAGGACTGTACGGGGTGGCGATTGCCGCTGCGGGGATGATGGCCACCACGGCCATGCAGCTGGCCATTGATGCCTTTGGCCCGATTGCGGACAATGCCGGAGGTATAGCCGAAATGTCAGGTTGCGAAAAAGAGGTGAGGGAGCGCACTGATATCCTGGATGCGGTGGGCAATACCACTGCAGCCACGGGCAAAGGCTTTGCCATTGCTTCTGCAGCCCTTACTGCGTTGGCGTTGTTTGCAGCGTATGTGGGCATTGCGGGGATTGACTCCATTGATATTTATAAAGCTGATGTGTTGTCGGGCTTGTTTGTAGGGGCGATGATACCGTTTATTTTTTCGTCTTTGGCCATTGCGGCAGTGGGCCGTGCCGCCATGGACATGGTCAATGAAGTAAGGAGGCAGTTCAAAGAGATTCCCGGAATTATGGAATACAAGGCCAAGCCTGAATACGACAAATGTGTGCACATATCCACCAGCGCTTCCATTCGAGAGATGATCGCCCCGGGTGCATTGGCCTTGGTAGTTCCCATTATTGTGGGTTTTGCTTTTGGACCGGAGGTCTTGGGTGGAGTACTGGCAGGAGTGACGGTTTCAGGCGTGCTGATGGGGATATTCCAAAACAACGCCGGAGGTGCATGGGACAATGCCAAAAAGTCTTTTGAAAAAGGCGTGGAGATCGATGGAAAAATGGAATATAAAGGCTCTGAGGCGCACAAGGCATCTGTTACTGGAGATACAGTCGGTGATCCATTTAAAGACACCTCAGGTCCATCCATGAATATTCTGATCAAATTGACCTCCATTGTTTCATTGATCATAGCGCCACATATTGCTGAAGGACCAGCACATGTGGTAAGTGATCGGCAAGATGATGCCAAAGAAATCAAGATGGAAAAAGAACCGGAAAAATTGGTGTTGCTTCAGGATGTAGAGCAGCTAAGTGAGCAAGATGATGGACAACGAACGGAGTGA
- a CDS encoding NAD(P)H-quinone oxidoreductase: MKAIIITTPGEPEVMKIQERSIPKPAPQEVLIKVAAAGINRPDVAQRKGRYPAPADAPEDIPGLEVSGTISAMGEDVKNWELGDEVCALVAGGGYAEFVTAPAVQCLPIPEGVSLVEAAGLPETFFTVWNNIFDIGQFEAGMTVLVHGGTSGIGVTAIQLVRALGGKVIVTAGSKEKCEYCSDLGANLAINYKEEDFEEAIKSNPAFNKIDIILDMVGGDYTAKNIRLLKPQGKLIMINAMKDRMGEVDLLRIMANRLTLTGSTLRPQSIGYKGNIAKNLQAHAWPFFPEKIKPIIHRIFPLEEAPQAHQLMESSAHIGKILLQIPTEV, encoded by the coding sequence ATGAAAGCAATCATAATCACCACCCCGGGGGAACCTGAGGTCATGAAAATCCAAGAACGAAGCATCCCCAAACCTGCCCCGCAGGAAGTCCTGATCAAAGTAGCTGCTGCCGGGATCAATCGCCCTGATGTGGCCCAACGCAAAGGCCGCTACCCTGCTCCAGCTGATGCTCCCGAGGACATCCCTGGGCTGGAAGTCTCTGGAACCATCTCGGCCATGGGCGAGGACGTTAAGAACTGGGAGTTGGGAGATGAAGTCTGCGCGTTGGTGGCCGGAGGTGGCTATGCGGAATTTGTAACCGCCCCCGCTGTCCAATGCCTGCCCATTCCTGAAGGAGTCTCCCTCGTGGAAGCAGCTGGCCTACCGGAAACGTTCTTTACCGTTTGGAACAATATTTTTGATATCGGCCAGTTTGAAGCCGGCATGACCGTCCTGGTACACGGGGGCACCAGTGGCATTGGCGTAACAGCCATCCAATTGGTAAGGGCGCTGGGCGGTAAGGTAATCGTGACGGCTGGATCCAAGGAGAAATGTGAATACTGCTCTGACTTGGGCGCCAATTTGGCCATTAATTATAAGGAAGAAGACTTTGAAGAGGCGATCAAGTCCAATCCGGCATTTAATAAAATAGACATCATTCTGGACATGGTCGGTGGAGACTATACCGCAAAAAACATCCGCCTGCTCAAACCTCAAGGGAAGCTCATCATGATCAATGCCATGAAGGATAGAATGGGTGAAGTGGATTTGCTAAGGATCATGGCCAACCGCCTTACGCTAACCGGATCGACCCTTCGTCCGCAGTCTATCGGGTACAAAGGAAATATCGCCAAAAATCTCCAAGCGCATGCCTGGCCTTTCTTCCCGGAAAAGATCAAACCTATTATCCATAGAATCTTCCCCTTGGAAGAAGCACCCCAAGCACACCAGCTCATGGAAAGCTCTGCACATATCGGCAAAATCCTACTCCAAATCCCTACAGAAGTATAA